In Oryza glaberrima chromosome 8, OglaRS2, whole genome shotgun sequence, the following are encoded in one genomic region:
- the LOC127781567 gene encoding uncharacterized protein LOC127781567, with product MGSVEVAATWYDSGRESMRGGSGKGVNVREFRRGWRRGSHRGGSSPPAARCSARRRRLPRTSTSRNVRCAGGDNMQRETAPPDPDIAALLLSSLGRSWSCDIR from the exons ATGGGgtcggtggaggtggcggcgacctGGTACGACAGCGGGAGGGAGTCAATGCGAGGGGGTTCAGGCAAGGGAGTTAATGTGAGGGAGTTCAGGCGAGGCTGGCGGCGTGGCTCGCACCGCGGCGGCTCCTCTCCTCCAGCGGCAAGgtgctcggcgaggaggagaaggcttCCGAGAACATCTACATCAAG aaatgTGCGATGTGCAGGTGGAGATAACATGCAGAGGGAGACAGCTCCTCCCGATCCTGACATTGCAGCAT TGCTGCTAAGCTCACTTGGAAGATCTTGGTCATGCGACATCCGGTGA